From one Paeniglutamicibacter psychrophenolicus genomic stretch:
- the lepB gene encoding signal peptidase I yields the protein MSHASDPAATPEQPGKKRNPVWAAVREVLIIVVVALVISLVVKTFFFRAFYIPSGSMEETLQVNDRIFANLMAPGPFELNRGDVVVFRDEEGWLPPIPATATNPVTEFFTFVGLVPDPSNQHLIKRIIGMPGDTVSCCSADGKLTVNGTEITEPYIFPGDNPSDSEFTKTVPEGKIWVMGDHRAASADSRYHEDLQGGFVDISSVEGRAAVISWPLDRLGSISGHHEVFANVPVPASK from the coding sequence GTGAGCCACGCCAGCGACCCAGCCGCAACACCGGAGCAACCGGGCAAGAAGAGAAATCCCGTATGGGCAGCGGTCCGCGAGGTCCTGATCATCGTCGTGGTCGCCCTGGTGATCTCGCTGGTCGTCAAGACGTTCTTCTTCCGCGCCTTCTACATTCCCTCGGGGTCGATGGAAGAAACGCTGCAGGTCAACGACCGCATCTTTGCCAACCTCATGGCCCCGGGCCCCTTTGAACTCAACCGCGGGGACGTGGTGGTCTTCCGCGACGAGGAGGGCTGGCTGCCCCCGATCCCCGCCACGGCCACCAACCCGGTGACCGAGTTCTTCACCTTCGTCGGCCTGGTCCCGGACCCTTCCAACCAGCACCTGATCAAGCGGATCATCGGCATGCCGGGGGATACCGTGAGCTGCTGCTCCGCCGACGGGAAACTGACGGTCAACGGCACGGAAATCACCGAGCCCTACATCTTCCCGGGGGACAACCCCTCGGACTCCGAGTTCACCAAGACCGTGCCCGAGGGCAAGATCTGGGTCATGGGGGACCACCGCGCGGCCTCGGCTGACTCCCGCTACCACGAGGACCTGCAGGGCGGTTTCGTGGACATCTCCTCCGTCGAGGGACGCGCCGCGGTGATCTCCTGGCCACTGGACCGCCTCGGTTCGATCTCCGGGCACCACGAGGTCTTCGCCAACGTCCCGGTCCCGGCCAGCAAATGA
- a CDS encoding ribonuclease HII has translation MSSVPPTLQHELALAAAGGHRFIGAADEVGRGSLAGPVSVGYVVIDPAAVPELPGVRDSKLLSDAVRHELVPVIKSWAAAWGVGHASAAEIDALGLVPALRLAGYRAATAAHRVQQADAVLLDGNLDWLSATVQPTLLDSLVPGFGEPEDIDGLLIPVRTLIKGDLLALSIAAASVLAKVERDDLMDGYDRDYPAYGWIQNKGYGTTAHRAGILAHGASEYHRKTWQLTPKSPGTTSKAKGEGRTP, from the coding sequence ATGAGCTCGGTCCCACCGACCCTGCAACACGAACTGGCCCTGGCCGCTGCCGGCGGCCACCGCTTCATCGGCGCCGCCGACGAGGTGGGGCGCGGTTCGCTGGCCGGGCCGGTGTCCGTGGGCTACGTCGTGATCGACCCCGCGGCGGTTCCCGAGCTGCCCGGGGTGCGCGATTCGAAGCTGCTTTCCGATGCCGTGCGCCACGAGCTGGTCCCGGTGATCAAGTCCTGGGCCGCTGCCTGGGGCGTGGGGCACGCCAGTGCCGCGGAGATCGACGCACTGGGCCTGGTACCTGCGCTGCGCCTGGCCGGGTACCGTGCCGCCACCGCCGCGCACCGGGTGCAGCAGGCGGACGCGGTGCTGCTGGACGGGAACCTCGACTGGCTCTCGGCCACCGTCCAACCCACGCTGCTCGATTCCCTGGTGCCCGGTTTCGGGGAACCGGAGGACATTGACGGGCTGCTGATCCCGGTCCGCACCCTGATCAAGGGCGACCTGCTGGCGCTGTCCATCGCCGCGGCCTCCGTTTTGGCCAAAGTCGAACGTGACGACCTCATGGATGGGTACGATCGCGATTACCCGGCGTACGGTTGGATACAGAACAAGGGGTATGGCACCACCGCCCACCGGGCGGGCATCCTCGCGCACGGCGCGAGCGAGTACCACCGCAAGACCTGGCAGCTGACACCCAAGTCGCCGGGAACAACCAGCAAGGCGAAGGGCGAGGGGAGAACACCATGA
- a CDS encoding DUF2469 domain-containing protein, translating to MSAEDLENYEAELELQLYREYKDVANLFNYVVETERRFYLANNVDLKTRSADGEVFFDLTLTDAWVWDVYRTGRFVQSVRIVTFKDVNIEELNRVDDLSIPKDGLN from the coding sequence ATGAGTGCCGAAGACCTGGAAAACTACGAAGCGGAACTCGAGCTGCAGCTCTACCGCGAATACAAGGACGTGGCGAACCTCTTCAATTACGTCGTGGAAACCGAGCGGCGTTTTTACCTGGCCAACAACGTGGACCTCAAGACCCGGTCGGCCGACGGCGAGGTCTTCTTCGACCTCACGCTCACCGACGCCTGGGTCTGGGACGTCTACCGCACCGGCCGTTTCGTGCAGTCGGTGCGCATCGTGACCTTCAAGGACGTGAACATCGAGGAACTGAACCGCGTCGATGATCTGTCCATCCCCAAGGACGGGCTGAACTAG